Sequence from the Methanosarcina siciliae T4/M genome:
CAGTCTGAGAGTCTCCTAATCGGAAAAACATACACCTCCTAAATGTAAAAAGAGAAGGTTCGAAGTCACCTGCTAAGAAGAACAGAAAGAGCATTACAGGCTCGATAAGTATCCCAAAAAGAGAAATAAATAAGGGATCAGCACACCTTTGAAATATACGAACCGTCAAACCTGAAAAATCGGTGAACATAATTTAAAAACGGGCATAGATCAAACCTGCAAACATAAAACATTTTTACGAAGGATTCTTGAAAATAAAAGAGCTCTTTACGGATTCCTTAAACGGATTCCTGAAAAGAGTTCTTGAAAATTAAATACAGACTACAGACCTGAGATTTGATTCCGATTAACGGAATTTTGCCATCAGGGTAAATTTACAGGATCAAAAACAAAGGCTCCTTGTGCGGTTAAATTCAAAAACAGATTCAAAGCAAACAAAGGATCGGGGTTTTAAAGCTGGTACCGGAGTTATGCCGACTTTCCTCAATCCTACTCTCCTTTCTTTTTTATATCTTCCTGTGTTTTTCCCAGTAACCTGTTAGTTTTCCTCCAAGGGCTAGTTTTCCAAGCTCCCGCTTTACCCGGTTGCTAACCTCCGAAGGAACAGCTGATGCGTACGGAGTTCCCGGAAGGGGGGTCATGTAATGAGCCCTGACGGTTCCGCCCCTTTTGCAGATCCAGCGGACAAGTTCAAGGCTTTTTTCCTGATCCTCTTCAGTTTCTGAGGGAAGCCCGAAAATAAAATCGACTGCCGGAACAATCTCATGTTCCAGGCAGCACTCAACAGCTGAAATGCTGTTCTCAACCGTATGCCCTCTCCTTATTTCTTTAAGGATACCGTCACTCCCTGACTGGGCTCCAAGGCTAAGGCTGTCGTTTGCACAATATTTTCTCACAAGTTCTACAGATTCTTCGGTCACGAACTCGGGGCGCACTTCGGAGGGGAAAGTCCCGAAAAAGATCTTTTTATCGGGCAGTTCACGGAGGGCAGAGAGCAGTTTTTCTACCTTATCGAACCTCGGGTGAATTCCATCGCTTCCGTATGCGAAAGCATTTGAAGCTATGAAACGGAGGTCGTCATAGTACCGTGCATTCTTCAGGATGGAATCAATGCTCCTGTGCCTGACTTCTCTTCCAAAAAGCCTGGGCGTCTGGCAGTACTTGCAGCCCCAGGGGCATCCGCGACTGATCTCAATGGGAGCCCGGAGTTTTTTCGGATCGAAACAGGGGTATGCGTCCAGGTTCACATGCGGTCTTTCCGGAGTTTTGATCACTCTGCCGGTGTCTGCTGATTTGTAAGCGATTCCCTTTGCCTCTCCTGGGTCTCCTCCCTCTTTCAGGACCTTCACGAGTTCAGGAAGGGTTTCTTCCCCTTCACCAATAACCACGTAATCAAAATACTCAAGTGTCTCTTCAGGGGACCCGGATGGGTGCGGTCCTCCTGCAATGAAGATCGAATCCGTCCCTGCATTTTCAACCTCCCTGAAGATTTTCGCTGCCTGCCGTGTAGTAAAACTGTAGATCATGATCCCGTTCTGGGGTTTGTCCGTAAACCCTGCTTCGGGAAGTAAGGGGGAAAGGACCGCAAAACTGTATGAGTTTTTTTTGCTGTACCGAAAATTCACATCCATTTTTTCCTCTTCCCGGGCCTTTTTAGTCCTCTTCAGTTTTTCCATTTCTCTTCAGTTTATCCGTTTCTTCTCATGTTATGGGTTTAAAAGGAATCAGGGTAAAGCAGAGAAGCCCGAGGATAAAGGTAAGGATTCCTATAAGGATGCGTTTTCTGTCCAGCTTCATTTTATCATGAAGGGGGGATGGGTGCCCGGCTGCTGCAAAGGCCCAGAGGAAGAGCGCCCAGAATATCCAGATAAAGCCGTCTCCTCTTAACCCGTAAACCACATAAATACCTATCAGGAAAAGAACCCTGGGCATCATTGAAGATACCCAATTCGCTTTTTTACCGAGCATTGCCCTGAGCACGTGCCCGCCGTCAAGCTGCCCTGCAGGAAGGAGATTCAGAAGGGTTACAAACATCCCCACCCAGCCTGCAAAAGCCACAGGGTGCAAGTCGGTTCCCGTAACCCCGACAAGTTTCTGGAGCATCACAAAAAGAGGGGGGAGGCCAAGCTCAAACATCAGAGAATCGGGCAACGGTTTGATTGCAGGCGCATCAAGACTCAGCCCGATTATGGTAACCACAATTGAGACCAGAAGCCCTACAAGAGGTCCGGCTATTCCCACATCAAAGAGGGCTTTCCGGTCAGGAATTGGTCCTCTGTAACGGATTACCGCTCCCATAGTACCTATGAAAGTCGGAAACGGGATAAAATAAGGGAGAGACGTTTTCATCCCATGGTGCCTTGCCATTGCATAATGGGCCATCTCATGGGAGCCGAGCACAGCCAGTATTGCAAGGGTGAAGGGCAAGCCCTGGATAATCTGCATGGGGGCACTCCATAGATCAACCCCAAACATCCAGGCTCCGCAGATCATAGTTGTAAAAACTGTTGCTATGAAAAGCGCAAGGTTTACCCAGTGTTTTTCTTTTGCCTTTTTTACGGGGGAAATAATAAGAACGTGTTCCCCAAGCTCGTACTTCAGAGTGCCTCCGAATCCTTGCTGTTCGAGGGGAGTCCAGAGTTCCCCCATCACATTTTCGGTATCAATTTTAGGGGTGCCGAAAAAATAGATAATCTCTCCGGACTTCTGGATTTCATATACGTCAAATACCCTCGTTATGTAAGGGTATATGCGTGAAATCGTCTCTTCAGTATCCGAATTCTCCTGACCTTTTCTTCCCTGTTTCATTTTAAGTTTCACGTCTCTGGAGCTTGGGGTTTCTTTTAGGTTCTACCAATACGATTTCCATGTTTTACGCTTAAGCGGCAGGTATTAAGGCTTAAGGTTTAACCTGTATTATTCTTCTACTTTACTGCCTTTCGGTTCAAGCAATTCGATATATCCCTCACTGCCGTTTACCTGAACAATGTCTCCATCCTTTAAAAATTCATACGGGCTTTTTTCCAGCATATCAACTAAAGGGATTTCAGATATAATTGCCCCTACCGCTACTATAGGTTCGGTTTCCAAATTGATAATCGCCACCGGAGCAGCTCCGTTTTTCTTCAGCTGGTACATTACATAGGAGCCGACAGTCGATCCTTTCCCATGAGGGAAAACAAGCACCTTTCCTTTGATTGATTTTCCTGCGAGAGAGTTTTTTTCCTCGACAACAATTCCAGTTTTAGGGTCCACACTGCCAAGGAAGGATATGGGGTCTCTGGAAATCAAAACTTCCCCTTCTGCACGTCCCCTGGAAATTGCCCTGCCTTTGAATTTAATAGGAACCACCTGCCTTCTTTCCTTTCCTTCCGGTTGCCTCCTCGACGCAGGCTTCCATATTCCCGTATACACTTTCAGTCCCACACATCCCGGGCACGTAGGCAAAGGCTTTTCCCGAATTCACCATGACGCAGGAGTAGCTGTTGGTTGCCGGGGAAACTACCATGCAGGTATCGCAAACGACCTTGGCCCCGCTTTCTTCAATTGTTCTAATATGTTCGGGGTAGCGGTTTGCAAGTTCCCGCGAGGTAAAGATCCAGGTTTCCTTTGAAACCGTTTTTCCTTTCAGGAGCTCAGCCGCTTT
This genomic interval carries:
- a CDS encoding TIGR04013 family B12-binding domain/radical SAM domain-containing protein; protein product: MDVNFRYSKKNSYSFAVLSPLLPEAGFTDKPQNGIMIYSFTTRQAAKIFREVENAGTDSIFIAGGPHPSGSPEETLEYFDYVVIGEGEETLPELVKVLKEGGDPGEAKGIAYKSADTGRVIKTPERPHVNLDAYPCFDPKKLRAPIEISRGCPWGCKYCQTPRLFGREVRHRSIDSILKNARYYDDLRFIASNAFAYGSDGIHPRFDKVEKLLSALRELPDKKIFFGTFPSEVRPEFVTEESVELVRKYCANDSLSLGAQSGSDGILKEIRRGHTVENSISAVECCLEHEIVPAVDFIFGLPSETEEDQEKSLELVRWICKRGGTVRAHYMTPLPGTPYASAVPSEVSNRVKRELGKLALGGKLTGYWEKHRKI
- a CDS encoding site-2 protease family protein, whose translation is MKQGRKGQENSDTEETISRIYPYITRVFDVYEIQKSGEIIYFFGTPKIDTENVMGELWTPLEQQGFGGTLKYELGEHVLIISPVKKAKEKHWVNLALFIATVFTTMICGAWMFGVDLWSAPMQIIQGLPFTLAILAVLGSHEMAHYAMARHHGMKTSLPYFIPFPTFIGTMGAVIRYRGPIPDRKALFDVGIAGPLVGLLVSIVVTIIGLSLDAPAIKPLPDSLMFELGLPPLFVMLQKLVGVTGTDLHPVAFAGWVGMFVTLLNLLPAGQLDGGHVLRAMLGKKANWVSSMMPRVLFLIGIYVVYGLRGDGFIWIFWALFLWAFAAAGHPSPLHDKMKLDRKRILIGILTFILGLLCFTLIPFKPIT
- a CDS encoding DUF126 domain-containing protein gives rise to the protein MVPIKFKGRAISRGRAEGEVLISRDPISFLGSVDPKTGIVVEEKNSLAGKSIKGKVLVFPHGKGSTVGSYVMYQLKKNGAAPVAIINLETEPIVAVGAIISEIPLVDMLEKSPYEFLKDGDIVQVNGSEGYIELLEPKGSKVEE